A genomic stretch from Halichoerus grypus chromosome 7, mHalGry1.hap1.1, whole genome shotgun sequence includes:
- the PARP1 gene encoding poly [ADP-ribose] polymerase 1 — MAESSDKLYRVEYAKSGRASCKKCSESIPKDSLRMAIMVQSPMFDGKVPHWYHFSCFWKVGHSIRHPDVEVDGFSELRWDDQQKVKKTAESGGVTGKGQDGGGGKTDKTLADFAAEYAKSNRSTCKGCLEKIEKGQIRLSKKMLDPEKPQLGMIDRWYHPNCFVKNREELGFRPEYSASQLKGFGLLAAEDKETLKKQLPGVKSEGKRKGDEMDGMVEVAKKKSKKEKDKDSRLERALKAQNELIWNIKDELKKACSTNDLKELLIFNKQQVPSGESAILDRVADGMVFGALLPCEECSGQLVFRSDAYYCTGDVTAWTKCMVKTQTPSRKDWVTPKEFREISYLKKLKTKKQDRIFPPETSAPAAGASPPSTASAPASMNSSAPPEKPLSNMKILTLGKLSRNKDEVKAMIEKLGGKLTGTANKASLCISTKKEVEKMNKKMEEVREASIRVVSEDFLRDVSDSTRSLQDLLSAHILAPWGAEVKAEPAEPAASRAKSGAALSKKSKGPVKEEGINKSEKRMKLTLKGGAAVDPDSGLEHSAHVLEKGGKVFSATLGLVDIVKGTNSYYKLQLLEDDKESRYWIFRSWGRVGTVIGSNKLEQVPSKEDAIEHFMKLYEEKTGNAWHSKNFTKYPKKFYPLEIDYGQDEEAVKKLTVSPGTKSKLPKPVQELIKMIFDVESMKKAMVEYEIDLQKMPLGKLSKRQIQAAYSILSEVQQAVSQGSSDSQILDLSNRFYTLIPHDFGMKKPPLLNNADCVQAKVEMLDNLLDIEVAYSLLRGGSDDSSKDPIDVNYEKLKTDIKVVDRDSEEAETIRKYVKNTHATTHNAYDLEVIDIFTIEREGESRRYEPFRQLHNRRLLWHGSRATNFAGILSQGLRIAPPEAPVTGYMFGKGIYFADMVSKSANYCRTSQADPVGLILLGEVALGNMYELKHASHISKLPKGKHSVKGLGKTTPDPAASITMDGVEVPLGTGISSGVSDTCLLYNEYIVYDIAQVNLKYLLKLKFNFKTSLW, encoded by the exons GCAAAGGCCAGGATGGAGGCGGCGGCAAGACGGACAAGACGCTGGCTGACTTCGCGGCCGAGTACGCCAAGTCCAACAGAAGCACGTGCAAGGGCTGCTTGGAGAAGATAGAGAAG GGCCAGATCCGCCTGTCCAAGAAGATGTTGGATCCAGAGAAGCCCCAGCTGGGCATGATCGACCGCTGGTACCACCCAAACTGCTTTGTGAAGAACAGAGAGGAGCTGGGCTTCCGGCCCGAGTACAGTGCCAGCCAGCTCAAGGGCTTCGGCCTGCTTGCCGCGGAGGATAAAGAAACCCTGAAGAAGCAGCTCCCCGGGGTCAAGAGTGAAGG AAAGAGGAAAGGCGACGAGATGGATGGGATGGTTGAAGTGGCcaagaagaaatctaaaaaagaaaaggacaaagataGTAGGCTTGAGAGGGCCCTCAAG GCCCAGAACGAGCTGATCTGGAACATCAAGGACGAGCTAAAGAAAGCGTGTTCGACAAATGACCTGAAAGAGCTGCTCATCTTCAACAAGCAGCAAGTGCCCTCCGGGGAGTCGGCG ATCTTGGACCGTGTGGCCGACGGTATGGTGTTCGGTGCCCTCCTCCCCTGTGAGGAGTGCTCGGGCCAGCTGGTGTTCAGGAGCGACGCTTACTACTGTACGGGTGATGTCACTGCCTGGACCAAGTGCATGGTCAAGACCCAGACCCCCAGCCGGAAGGACTGGGTGACCCCAAAG GAATTCCGAGAAATTTCTTACCTCAAAAAATTGAAGACCAAAAAGCAGGACCGAATATTTCCCCCTGAGACCAGTGCCCCAGCGGCGGGGGCATCCCCGCCCTCCACAGCCTCGGCGCCTGCCAGTATGAACAGCTCCGCTCCACCAG AAAAGCCGTTGTCCAACATGAAGATCCTGACTCTTGGGAAACTCTCCCGGAACAAGGATGAGGTGAAGGCCATGATCGAGAAACTCGGGGGGAAGTTGACGGGCACAGCCAACAAGGCCTCCCTGTGTATCAGTACCAAAA AGGAGGTGGAGAAGATGAACAAGAAAATGGAGGAGGTACGAGAGGCCAGCATCCGCGTGGTGTCTGAGGACTTCCTCCGGGACGTGTCCGATTCCACCAGGAGCCTGCAGGACTTGCTCTCAGCCCACATCCTGGCCCCGTGGGGCGCTGAGGTGAAGGCAGAGCCGGCAGAGCCTGCAGCCTCGAGAGCAAAGTCGGGGGCTGCGCTGTCCAAGAAGAGCAAGGGCCCCGTCAAGGAGGAAG GCATCAATAAATCTGAGAAGAGAATGAAGTTAACTCTTAAAGGTGGAGCTGCTGTCGATCCAGATTCGG GTCTGGAACATTCCGCACATGTCCTGGAGAAAGGTGGGAAGGTGTTCAGCGCCACCCTCGGCCTGGTGGACATCGTGAAGGGAACCAACTCCTATTACAAGCTGCAGCTCCTGGAGGATGACAAAGAAAGCAG GTACTGGATCTTCAGGTCGTGGGGCCGCGTGGGCACGGTCATCGGCAGTAACAAACTGGAGCAGGTCCCATCCAAGGAGGATGCCATTGAGCACTTCATGAAGCTGTACGAAGAGAAAACTGGGAATGCCTGGCACTCCAAGAACTTCACGAAGTATCCCAAAAAGTTCTACCCTCTGGAGATTGACTATGGCCAG gACGAAGAGGCAGTCAAGAAGCTGACGGTGAGCCCCGGCACCAAGTCCAAGCTCCCCAAGCCCGTGCAGGAGCTCATTAAGATGATCTTCGACGTGGAGAGTATGAAGAAAGCCATGGTGGAATACGAG ATTGACCTTCAGAAGATGCCCTTGGGGAAGCTGAGCAAGAGGCAGATCCAGGCGGCATACTCCATCCTCAGTGAGGTGCAGCAG GCGGTGTCCCAGGGCAGCAGTGACTCCCAGATCCTGGATCTCTCCAATCGCTTCTACACCCTGATTCCCCACGACTTTGGGATGAAGAAGCCCCCACTCCTAAACAATGCGGACTGTGTGCAG GCCAAGGTGGAAATGCTGGACAACCTGCTAGACATTGAGGTGGCCTATAGTCTGCTCAGGGGGGGCTCTGACGACAGCAGCAAGGACCCCATCGACGTCAACTATGAGAAGCTCAAGACTGACATTAAG GTGGTGGACAGAGATTCGGAGGAAGCGGAGACCATCAGGAAGTATGTTAAGAACACTCACGCAACCACGCACAACGCGTACGACCTGGAGGTTATTGAT ATTTTTACGATCGAGCGCGAGGGCGAGAGCCGGCGCTACGAGCCGTTCCGGCAGCTGCATAACCGCCGGCTGCTGTGGCACGGCTCCAGGGCCACCAACTTCGCCGGCATCCTGTCCCAGGGCCTCCGCATCGCCCCGCCCGAGGCGCCCGTG acaGGCTACATGTTTGGTAAAGGGATCTATTTCGCCGACATGGTCTCCAAGAGTGCCAACTACTGCCGCACATCCCAGGCAGACCCCGTGGGCCTGATCCTGCTAGGAGAAGTCGCCCTCGGGAACAT GTACGAACTCAAGCACGCTTCACACATCAGCAAGCTCCCCAAGGGCAAGCACAGCGTCAAAG GTTTGGGCAAGACGACCCCTGATCCTGCAGCCAGTATCACTATGGACGGTGTGGAAGTCCCCCTGGGGACAGGGATTTCGTCCGGCGTCAGCGACACCTGCCTGCTGTATAACGA GTACATCGTCTACGACATTGCTCAGGTAAACCTGAAGTACCTGCTGAAGCTCAAGTTCAACTTCAAGACGTCCCTGTGGTGA